The window CCCACCAGGCAGCCGCCGTCCGCGCCCGCTCGACCGCGGCCTGGACTTCCTCCGCGGTGTGGATCGGGTGGCTGCCGACGACCTCATCTGTCGCCGGATTGAGCGAGTCGAACTTCGTCTGCATGGTGGTCATGACACAAAACGTACCCGCCAGTAGTACTCAGTAGCGAGAGAAAAGCGGCCAAAAAGCCTAAGGTTGCCCGCGTGAAGATCACGCACTTCGGCCACTCGTGCGTCCTGGTGGAGACCGGGTCCGCCCGCCTCCTGCTCGACCCGGGTGTCTGGTCCGACGGGTTCGAGGACGTGCGCGACCTCGACGCGGTCCTCATCACCCACGTGCACGGCGACCACATCGACGCCGACCGCGTCGGGCCGCTGATGGCCGCCAACCCGCACGCCGAGCTGATCGTCGACCCGGACACCGCCGCCGAACTCGCGAAGCTCGACCTGCCCACCAGGACCGTGCGCCAAGGCGACACCTTCAAGGTGGCGGGCGCGACCGTCGACGCGGTCGGCGGGGCGCACGCGGTGATCCAC is drawn from Actinokineospora alba and contains these coding sequences:
- a CDS encoding MBL fold metallo-hydrolase, with translation MKITHFGHSCVLVETGSARLLLDPGVWSDGFEDVRDLDAVLITHVHGDHIDADRVGPLMAANPHAELIVDPDTAAELAKLDLPTRTVRQGDTFKVAGATVDAVGGAHAVIHPEIPAPANLGYVVDDGAFYHPGDSLFVPAQEIDILALPTGAPWMKLAETVGYFRAVAPRVAVPVHERWLAQGGIDSTFHRFATMHPPQSRVHFPVVAESVEL